Genomic DNA from Synergistaceae bacterium:
TCCTATAACCTTCAAATGTTTTTCGATGGACTTCGCGAAAAGAACGGCATAGTAAGGATTCATTATGCCGCAGGCCCGACCATGTGAGGTGACGTCCACCAAGGAGAAGCTGGTGAGGTGCGCCCCATTGGTGCCGCCGATCATGATGGCATATCCTCCGAGGTCAGTAGCGAGCCCCAGCGCCTCACGAGCCTCTAGGTCGTTCGGGTCATTTACGGCGCGTTTTGTGTAGTTCAACACAAGGCACAGCACTGTCTCGGTAATGTCTTTGCAAAGTTCGTACTGGTCGGCGGTAGCGCCATAAAAGACCTCGATAGCGTGAGCCACAGCGTCTAACGCGCCATCGACAGTAAGGGACGTAGGCATACTCGTCGTCACGGCATAATCAAAAATGGAGTGGAACGGGATGATGGCGTCATCCACAACCAACTTCTTTTGTCCCGCGACAGGGTCCGTGATGTTCGAATACTTTGTGAGGTGCGCTCCACTACTGGCGGAGGTCTCCACCGCGATGTGGGGGATTTGCTTCTTGCCCGTGCGTTTTAGAGCTTCGGAAACAACTCCCGTACCAAACCAGTTGTCGATCTCAGGAGATTCCGTGCCCAACGCGGAGAGAAAGGTCGCCGCCTTCACGGCGTCGATGCCGCTGCCTCCACCAATAGAGACCACACAATCAGGTTGGAAGTGCAGCAAGTAGGATTCCAAACGATAAACGTCCTCACGAGGCGCGTTAGGCTTGGCTCCCTCTACGCAACGATCAGGTACTGGTTCGAGGCCGTTGCTTTTTAACGAGTCGATAACTTTGTCCACAATAAGTTTTGACGTCTTCGTATCTCCGATGATGGTTACCTTTTTACCTTGCTTTCGAGCGATTTCCCCGACTTGATCCAAAACCCCAAGACCGAAAGTGTAGCTATCACCCTTAAATTTTTTCAGAAGTTCCGCCGCGTGTTCCTTTACCTTAGAATCCCACATTTTCAAAATCCTCCCAACTTGAAATTAATGTCAAACAGAAACGTTTGGAAAACTTTCTTGGAAAATTTTCTTGGAAAACTTTCATTGTAGTTTAGCCTGTAGTTTAGCCTTTAATCTCCGAAATATCGGAAAGGCCGAAAGGTTCTTCCCCTTCTCGCCGCCAGCCCATTTGAAACGATATTTGTTCCGCCGCGCTCAAGAGATGCGGCAGGTGAAGAAAGATATGCCTGTCCGTCATTCTCACAACGGGGCCGCTGACGCTGAGGCCCGCTTTGATTTTCCCCGTATAATCGCGCAGAGGAACCGCTATGCAACGCGCACCATCCTCGCATTCCTCATTGTCGAAAGCGTATCCGGCCTTTTTTATATTGTTTAATTCCGCTTTCAAGGCGTTCGGATCGATAATCGTGTGCTGTGTATACCCCGTCAGTCCTTTGATGGCGATCAACCGCTCCAGCGCCATTGGGGAATAATCGGTCAAGAAGAGCTTTCCCACGCCAGTACAATGCAACGGCGCCACGTTTCCGATTCTTTGCGTACTCATCAGCATTTTGTTCGGGCCTTTTTCTACTTCTATATAGATAACCGTCATATCGCGTTCTATCGCGAGGTTGCACGATTCGGAGAATGTTTGGGAAACGTTGCGGAGGAAAGGCCGAGTGAGGCTGCGCAGATCAAAGAACGCGCTGACGTTCTGCGCCAGCGAGCATAATTTGAAGGTGAGACGATATCGGCCCGTTTCAGTGTCTTGGTCGACGTACTGACGTTTCTGCAGGGCTTTTAAAAAACGCAACGCTGTACTCGCGTTCATCTCACACAAGCGAGCAATATCTTGTAAGCGCAACGGCTCTGATTGTGTCGTCATTGTCTCCAATA
This window encodes:
- a CDS encoding iron-containing alcohol dehydrogenase, whose product is MWDSKVKEHAAELLKKFKGDSYTFGLGVLDQVGEIARKQGKKVTIIGDTKTSKLIVDKVIDSLKSNGLEPVPDRCVEGAKPNAPREDVYRLESYLLHFQPDCVVSIGGGSGIDAVKAATFLSALGTESPEIDNWFGTGVVSEALKRTGKKQIPHIAVETSASSGAHLTKYSNITDPVAGQKKLVVDDAIIPFHSIFDYAVTTSMPTSLTVDGALDAVAHAIEVFYGATADQYELCKDITETVLCLVLNYTKRAVNDPNDLEAREALGLATDLGGYAIMIGGTNGAHLTSFSLVDVTSHGRACGIMNPYYAVLFAKSIEKHLKVIGSAYAAAGYTQSNYAALGERDLAIAVAKGMMAFARSIDAETTLGEFPKFTPEHITRALTAAKDPQLKMKLQNMPVPMSIDQVDEYMGSVLEGAVRGDFSKVKTLPAPVAV
- a CDS encoding IclR family transcriptional regulator; the encoded protein is MEDLQNAMPTRVNQSSDKLLSLLETMTTQSEPLRLQDIARLCEMNASTALRFLKALQKRQYVDQDTETGRYRLTFKLCSLAQNVSAFFDLRSLTRPFLRNVSQTFSESCNLAIERDMTVIYIEVEKGPNKMLMSTQRIGNVAPLHCTGVGKLFLTDYSPMALERLIAIKGLTGYTQHTIIDPNALKAELNNIKKAGYAFDNEECEDGARCIAVPLRDYTGKIKAGLSVSGPVVRMTDRHIFLHLPHLLSAAEQISFQMGWRREGEEPFGLSDISEIKG